The nucleotide sequence CTGGCAAGAGGCAGGATTCCTCGAAAGGGATCTATGCTATGACTGCCCGGGACGTCTTCTGCCTGCTGCAGGAGCCCACTTACAAAATCCTGGAGCTCCAGGTCTTTGGGGCTTTCTTCGAGATCTATTGGGGGAAGGTCTATGACCTACTGAACTGGAAGAAGCGGCTGAGGGTGCTTGAGGATAGCAACCAACAGGTCCAGGTGGTGGGTCTCCTGGAGCAGGAAGTGGTCTGCGTGGAAGATGTGATGAGGCTCATTGAGATAGGGAATCGGTGCAGAACTTCTGGCCAGACCTCAGCAAATGCCCACTCGTCCCGAAGCCACGCCGTTTTCCAAATCATCCTaaagaggagagggaggctgCATGGTAAGTTTTCCTTGATTGATTTAGCCGGCAGTGAGCGAGGAGCCGATACCTCCAGTGCGGACCGGCAAACCAGGCTGGAGGGTGCAGAGATCAACAAGAGCCTCTTGGCACTTAAGGAATGCATCAGGGCTTTGGGACGCAACAAAGGTCACACGCCCTTCCGGGCCAGTAAACTGACTCAGGTGTTAAGGGACTCCTTTATCGGAGAAAACTCCTGTACCTGCATGATCGCCACCATTTCTCCAGGGATGAGGTCGTGTGAGCACACACTCAACACACTGAGGTACGCCAATCGGGTGAAAGAGCTGGCAGTGGACACAAGCGCCTTCCGACAGCTCCAGCCCGCCTTGCCCAGATCCATCTTTCAGCTGGATGACTTGACCAGGCCCTGGACAGTCCAGAGCTTGCCCGAGACAGATGAGTTCAAAGTGCTCTGCGTACAGAATGAGGACCAGGTCTCTCCGGCAACCCTTACCTTCATTGCCAGGGGGAGAGGccagaagaagaggaaagagatGGATGAGAAagctctggtggaggagcaccAAGAGTCTCTCCAGTGGCTGAAAGGGTTTCTGAAAATGGCTGACGATGCAGACTATGACATGGATTTTTACGCCTCTCAGTTTGAAGCTGTTCTGGCCCAGAAGATCGCCATTCTGTCTGAGATCCAAGATAAAGTGAAATTGTTCCGTAAGAACCTCTGCAGGGAAGAACCGGGCAGCAATCGTGTCCTTGTGAAGAGATCTCGTGTTCTGTGAATTGGCATGATCCTGTTCTACTTTTCATTTTCCATGTCAGCTTATGTCAAGGTTTACACAACATCCTGCCTCTCCAGCCACCTGACAACGTGGCAACTTAAAGAATACTTAAACCTCCCATCTCCATGTGGGTGTCCATTTCGTCTTTAATGCCAGGGCGGAAAGTCTCCTGAGAGAATCTCCAAATGCTTCTATTAGTGTCCTAAAATAACATGTTGTTGAGTTGAGCACACAGTCCCAGGGCATTTGGCATTTCTGAgcagaccttttttaaaaacaacaacaacaaagaagggaaaaggaatTATAATATAAAGCacttgggaggggggcagttttgTAGGTAGCATAAGTATGGCTTTATGCAACATCTGCTTCCTTCCACCCAACCTAAGCACATCTCTCTGTCTCGTTGGTCCACaagagtatttttaaaaacatggagGAATAGAGAAATAAAGTGAAGGAACAAGATGATCCAACATGGAAAAGCTGGCTTTAACAAAGGGTGCTTTTAAGATTACATATCTTAATCTTGGTGAGAGAGAGGCTTTCTTGTCTATAGGCATTCCTAGCCTTTGTCATCAGAGAACAAACACTGTACCTTTGCAAACAGGCTTGTATGATTTGTGATCCATCAAAACAAACCAAGGCTGTCTACATGTACTTTAAAGTACAATCAAAGTGCATTCTTTCCCTCAAGGAAATCTGGACGCtgcagtttactcctcacagagtttCAGTTCCCGGCAACTTTTGACAAACACTAGTGccgaattctttgagggggggaatGCACGTCGAATGTACTTTCGAGTGTGTATGCATCCGTAATATCACATCAAGGGGTTTGTTTGGAGCATATGCACCCCTTCCTTAAAGCAATTTGGCTTCCTTTTCAAAACACCTGAGATAATAGGCGAGAGTCATTCAAATAGGCACTTAGAATTCATTAGGTGAAGACAGCCACTCTttctctcatagaatcatagagttggaatagaccacaagggccatcgagtccaaccccctgccaagcaggaaacaccatcagagcactcctgacatatggttgtcaagcctctgcttaaagacctccaaagaaggagactccaccacactccttggcagcaaattccactgtcgaacagttcttactgtcaggaagttcttcctaatgtttaggtggaatcttctttcttgtagtttggatccattgctccgtgtccgcttctctggagcagcagaaaacaacctttctccctcctctatatgacatccttttatatatttgaacatggctatcaccccttaacctcctcttctccaggctaaacatgcccagctcccttagccgttcctcataaggcatcgtttccaggcctttgaccattttggttgccctcctctggacacgttccagtttgtcagtgtccttcttgaactgtggtgcccagaactggacacagtactccaggtgaggtctgaccagagcagaatacagtggcactattacttcccttgatctagatgctatactcctattgatgctatactcctattgatgctatactcctattgatgcagcccagaattgcattggcttttttagctgccgcgtcacactgttggctcatgtcaagtttgtggtcaaccaagactcctagatccttttcacatgtactgctctcaagccaggtgtcccccatcttgtatttgtgcctctcattttttttgcccaagtgcaatactttacatttctccctgttgaagttcatcttgtttgttttggcccagttctctaatctgtcaaggtcgttttgaagtgtgatcctgtcctctggggtgttagccaccccccccccccagtttggtgtcatctgcaaatttgatcaggatgcccttgagtccatcatccaagtcgttgataaagatgttgaataagaccgggcccaagacagaaccctgtggcaccctactagtcactcttctccaggatgaagaggaaccattgatgagcaccctttgggttcggtcagtcagccagttacaaatccactgagtggtagca is from Podarcis muralis chromosome 2, rPodMur119.hap1.1, whole genome shotgun sequence and encodes:
- the KIF2B gene encoding kinesin-like protein KIF2B → MAKQFGAIHVGTYLEIKRSDGRIHPALVTALHEDASSVTVEWIEKGVNKGKKVELGLAFSLNPHLAPMELSPEALSAPTPSDQGDHPTPPQNYVVTPIQKEKSGGDSEDRDFNKRPPSTGTAGKISPSPARKSPCVLEVERMRERREKRHLEFMERRARRGASGAHPHADVIAVIEQYRAALQHGGSALLAQTCPLEPTRGCARKICVCVRKRPLNQREEELKEVDVVTIPSSDVVMVHEAKQKLDLTRYLENQTFRFDHAFDDQASNESVYKHTAQPLVEIIFRGGMATCFAYGQTGSGKTHTMGGDFSGKRQDSSKGIYAMTARDVFCLLQEPTYKILELQVFGAFFEIYWGKVYDLLNWKKRLRVLEDSNQQVQVVGLLEQEVVCVEDVMRLIEIGNRCRTSGQTSANAHSSRSHAVFQIILKRRGRLHGKFSLIDLAGSERGADTSSADRQTRLEGAEINKSLLALKECIRALGRNKGHTPFRASKLTQVLRDSFIGENSCTCMIATISPGMRSCEHTLNTLRYANRVKELAVDTSAFRQLQPALPRSIFQLDDLTRPWTVQSLPETDEFKVLCVQNEDQVSPATLTFIARGRGQKKRKEMDEKALVEEHQESLQWLKGFLKMADDADYDMDFYASQFEAVLAQKIAILSEIQDKVKLFRKNLCREEPGSNRVLVKRSRVL